In one window of Vulpes vulpes isolate BD-2025 chromosome 1, VulVul3, whole genome shotgun sequence DNA:
- the ZNF875 gene encoding zinc finger protein 875 isoform X1 — translation MLETYNHLVSLEIPFSKPKLISQLEQGEEPWIEERQHPLGLCPGSKLNIQLCPHCPLAFTSQQGLSQHMWFSHLPQLFSSLHAGNHLHPGKHYPEDQKQQPKQLFGQTCLSDKTEIQEAEDPKLLSGRSVSKSSTSEVFSSLLQEQPVRSKQDNTVMDLGPSLGQRTALEETDKMLHVVEVSGFGAIKNGEFGLGFLKEPKLLSLQKMDAGETPYMYTEWKQSFSKRSILIKNQRIPSGENPYVCKECGRGFTWKSNLITHQKTHSGEKPYVCKECGRGFTWKSNLFTHQRTHSGVKPYVCKECGQSFSLKSNLITHQRAHSGEKPYVCRECGHGFRQHSHLIRHKRTHSGEKPFVCRECEQSFSQKSHLIRHLRTHTGEKPYICTECGRHFSWKSNLKTHQRTHSGVKPYVCLECGQRFSLKSNLNKHQRSHTGEKPFVCRECGRGFTRKSTLITHQRTHSGEKPFVCRECGRGFNDKSTLIAHQRTHSGEKPFICRECGKRFSQKPNLFRHRRAHSGSIPFVCRECGQGFCDKLTLITHQKAHSGGKPHVCRECGQGFSRQSHLIRHQRIHSGEKPYICRKCERGFSRKSNLIRHQRTHPG, via the coding sequence GATCAAAGCTAAACATTCAGCTTTGTCCCCACTGCCCCCTGGCATTCACTAGTCAGCAAGGCCTCAGCCAGCATATGTGGTTCAGTCACCTGCCTCAGCTCTTCTCAAGTTTACATGCAGGAAATCATCTCCATCCAGGGAAACACTATCCAGAAGATCAGAAACAGCAGCCGAAGCAGCTCTTTGGTCAGACCTGCTTGAGTGACAAAACAGAAATTCAAGAGGCAGAAGACCCCAAGCTCTTGTCGGGGAGAAGTGTAAGCAAAAGCAGCACTTCAGAGGTATTCTCCAGCCTACTGCAAGAACAGCCAGTAAGGTCCAAGCAAGACAACACAGTAATGGACCTAGGACCCAGCCTAGGCCAGAGGACAGCCCTTGAGGAAACAGACAAAATGTTGCACGTTGTAGAAGTCTCAGGATTTGGAGCAATCAAAAATGGGGAATTTGGGCTAGGCTTTTTGAAGGAGCCAAAACTGCTCAGCCTCCAGAAGATGGACGCGGGGGAGACACCGTACATGTACACTGAGTGGAAACAGAGCTTTAGCAAAAGGTCAATCCTCATCAAAAACCAGAGGATACCCTCTGGGGAAAACCCTTATGTGTGCAAGGAATGTGGACGAGGCTTTACCTGGAAGTCAAACCTTATCACACACCAGAAGACACACTCAGGGGAGAAACCTTATGTGTGCAAGGAGTGTGGACGAGGCTTTACTTGGAAATCAAACCTCTTCACACATCAGAGGACACATTCAGGGGTCAAGCCGTATGTGTGCAAGGAATGTGGGCAGAGCTTTAGCCTGAAGTCAAACCTTATCACACACCAGAGGGCACACTCTGGGGAGAAGCCTTATGTTTGCAGGGAGTGTGGGCATGGCTTTCGCCAGCATTCCCATCTCATCAGACATAAGAGGACACATTCGGGAGAGAAACCTTTTGTGTGCAGGGAGTGTGAGCAGAGCTTTAGCCAGAAGTCACACCTCATTAGACACTTAAGGACCCACACAGGAGAGAAGCCTTACATATGCACAGAATGTGGGCGCCATTTTAGCTGGAAATCAAACCTCAAGACACATCAAAGAACACACTCAGGGGTTAAACCTTATGTATGCCTGGAGTGTGGGCAGCGCTTTAGCCTAAAGTCAAACCTCAACAAACACCAGAGGTCACACACAGGGGAGAAGCCATTTGTGTGCAGGGAATGTGGACGAGGCTTTACCCGGAAATCAACCCTGATCACACACCAGAGGACACATTCAGGGGAAAAGCCATTTGTGTGCAGGGAGTGTGGGCGAGGCTTTAATGATAAGTCAACCCTCATCGCACACCAGAGAACACATTCAGGGGAAAAGCCTTTCATATGCAGGGAGTGTGGTAAAAGGTTTAGCCAGAAACCAAACTTATTTAGGCACAGGAGAGCACACTCAGGTAGTATACCCTTTGTGTGCAGGGAGTGTGGGCAAGGCTTTTGTGATAAGTTAACTCTCATCACACACCAGAAGGCACACTCAGGGGGGAAGCCTCATGTGTGCAGGGAATGTGGGCAAGGCTTCAGCCGGCAGTCACACCTTATTCGACATCAGAGGATACATTCGGGAGAGAAGCCTTATATTTGTAGGAAGTGTGAGCGAGGCTTTAGTCGGAAATCAAACCTCATCAGACATCAGAGGACACACCCAGGATAG